In the genome of Quercus robur chromosome 3, dhQueRobu3.1, whole genome shotgun sequence, one region contains:
- the LOC126718196 gene encoding signal peptidase complex subunit 1-like, translating into MDWQGQKLAEQLMQILLLAFAAVSFGTGYVLGSFQMMMLIYAGGVVLTTLVTVPNWPFFNRHPLKWLDPSEAEKHPKPQQQQAVSSKKKPAKK; encoded by the coding sequence ATGGATTGGCAAGGGCAAAAGCTAGCGGAGCAGCTGATGCAGATATTGCTATTGGCATTCGCTGCGGTTTCTTTCGGAACTGGCTATGTATTGGGATCTTTCCAGATGATGATGCTAATATACGCTGGCGGTGTGGTTCTCACCACATTGGTGACAGTCCCCAATTGGCCTTTCTTCAATCGCCACCCGCTCAAGTGGTTGGACCCCAGCGAGGCCGAGAAGCATCCCAAGCCGCAACAGCAGCAGGCCGTGAGTTCGAAGAAGAAACCCGCTAAGAAGTAG
- the LOC126719709 gene encoding uncharacterized protein LOC126719709: protein MSLTRVVGLYPKGSPSRNSRRPKLNLGLRGGLEIVFNQQ from the exons ATGAGTTTGACTAG AGTTGTAGGGCTTTACCCCAAAGGGAGCCCTTCCAGAAATTCTCGAAGGCCTAAGCTGAACTTAGGCCTAAGAGGGGGTTTGGAAATAGTTTTCAACCAGCAATAG
- the LOC126718194 gene encoding 60S ribosomal protein L17-2 translates to MVKYSREPDNPTKSCKARGSDLRVHFKNTRETAFAIRKLPLVKAKRYLEDVLAHKQAIPFRRFCRGVGRTAQAKNRHSNGQGRWPVKSAKFILDLLKNAESNAEVKGLDVDSLFVSHIQVNQAQKQRRRTYRAHGRINPYMSSPCHIELVLSEKEEPVKKEPESQLTTSKSKKSHALRSGASS, encoded by the exons ATG GTGAAGTACTCCAGAGAACCCGACAATCCCACCAAAT CCTGCAAGGCCAGGGGTTCAGACCTTAGGGTTCATTTCAAG AACACTAGAGAGACAGCATTTGCCATCAGGAAGTTGCCATTGGTAAAGGCCAAGAGGTATTTGGAGGATGTTCTGGCCCACAAACAGGCCATCCCCTTTAGACGCTTCTGTCGTGGTGTTGGACGTACTGCTCAGGCAAAGAACAGACACTCTAATGGACAAGGACGCTGGCCTGTTAAGTCTGCTAAATTCATTCTAGATTTGCTCAAGAATGCAGAGAGTAATGCTGAA GTGAAGGGTTTGGATGTTGATTCACTCTTCGTCTCTCACATTCAAGTGAACCAAGCACAGAAGCAACGGCGTCGTACCTACCGTGCTCATGGAAGAATCAACC CCTACATGTCGTCTCCTTGCCACATTGAGCTGGTTTTGTCCGAGAAGGAAGAACCTGTGAAGAAAGAG CCCGAGTCCCAGTTGACAACTAGCAAATCAAAGAAGTCTCATGCTTTACGTAGTGGTGCTTCGTCTTGA
- the LOC126718197 gene encoding small ribosomal subunit biogenesis GTPase RsgA 1, mitochondrial, with amino-acid sequence MPIASISLIRHRAITPTATSLFTSNHNSLLYRLSTFRCFTISAKQQQQKQKPNNVSKKPPPNKNLLRAKHTFRDYSSLAPILSPKEAPPLSQSQAIGTVAAAQANFMRVIVQSEPSRTADVAPPEGSGIGVELLCVVRAVLKKIKRRVLVGDKVLVGSIDWVDRRGMIENVFQRSSEILDPPVANVDHFLVLFSLEQPRLEPFALTRFLVEAESTGIPLTLALNKSELVDEETLVGWKTRLQSWGYEPVFCSVNSKSGLDALAFILKDQTTVVVGPSGVGKSSLINTLRSSHHASDAEEGDNWFDPILGSKWFEEQRIGEVSTRSGRGKHTTRHVSLLPLSGGGYLADTPGFNQPSLMKVTKQSLAQAFPEIQKMLIDNEPTKCSFNNCLHLGEPGCVVKGDWERYPYYFQLLDEIRIREEFQLRTFGTKREGDVRFKVGEMGVKQAEPRLEPKKHRRKSRKSINQSILDGLDELDDDDNLDMENDPILRAMKENQ; translated from the exons ATGCCGATCGCTTCCATTTCACTCATCCGCCACCGCGCCATTACACCGACCGCCACTTCTCTCTTCACCTCCAACCACAACAGCCTCCTCTACCGGCTCTCGACTTTCCGATGCTTCACAATCTCagccaaacaacaacaacaaaagcaaaaaccCAACAACGTCTCGAAGAAGCCACCGCCGAACAAGAATCTCCTTAGAGCCAAACACACCTTCAGAGACTATTCCTCCTTAGCCCCAATCCTCTCTCCCAAAGAGGCCCCTCCACTCTCCCAATCCCAAGCCATCGGCACCGTCGCCGCCGCCCAGGCCAACTTCATGCGCGTGATCGTCCAATCCGAACCTTCTAGAACCGCCGACGTGGCTCCTCCGGAAGGTTCTGGAATCGGAGTGGAGTTGCTGTGCGTGGTGAGGGCGGTGCTGAAGAAGATAAAGAGGAGAGTGTTGGTTGGGGACAAGGTGCTGGTTGGGTCCATTGATTGGGTTGACCGGAGGGGCATGATTGAGAACGTGTTTCAGAGGAGCTCGGAGATTTTGGACCCTCCGGTGGCCAATGTGGACCATTTCTTGGTGCTGTTCTCGTTGGAGCAGCCGCGGCTCGAGCCTTTTGCGCTCACTAGGTTTCTTGTTGAGGCCGAGTCCACTGGAATTCCGCTCACGCTCGCATTGAACAAGTCGGAGCTTGTGGATGAAGAG ACACTAGTTGGATGGAAGACTAGGCTACAGAGTTGGGGCTATGAACCAGTGTTTTGCAGTGTTAACTCCAAATCTGGGCTTGATgctcttgcatttattttgaaagatCAGACAACTGTAGTTGTTGGTCCAAGTGGAGTTGGGAAGTCTAGTCTGATTAATACTCTGAGAAGCAGCCACCATGCTTCTGATGCAGAAGAAGGGGATAATTGGTTTGATCCT ATTCTGGGTAGCAAGTGGTTTGAGGAACAGCGTATTGGGGAAGTTTCAACTCGAAGCGGCAGAGGGAAGCATACTACTCGCCATGTTTCTTTGCTTCCATTGTCAGGAGGGGGTTATCTTGCTGATACTCCTGGGTTTAACCAGCCAAGTTTGATGAAAGTAACAAAACAATCCCTTGCACAAGCTTTCCCTGAG ATCCAGAAGATGCTCATTGACAATGAGCCCACAAAATGTTCATTCAATAATTGCTTGCATCTCGGTGAACCAGGGTGTGTTGTGAAAGGGGACTGGGAAAGATACCCATACTATTTTCAACTTCTTGATGAAATCAGAATCAGGGAGGAATTCCAGTTGAGGACATTTGGAACCAAAAGAGAGGGTGATGTAAG GTTCAAAGTTGGAGAAATGGGTGTTAAGCAAGCGGAACCACGTTTGGAGCCTAAGAAGCATAGGCGAAAATCTCGTAAGAGCATCAACCAGTCAATACTAGATGGTTTGGATGAGCTTGATGATGACGACAACTTAGATATGGAAAATGATCCGATTCTGAGGGCAATGAAGGAAAATCAATAG